In the Streptomyces sp. cg36 genome, one interval contains:
- the dnaE gene encoding DNA polymerase III subunit alpha, producing the protein MPGFTHLRTVSGYSLRYGASHPERLAERAAERGMDALALTDRDTLAGAVRFAKACAAAGVRPLFGVDLAVPEHPLEQPKGPAGSQRPRTPVRGGAFIDESAPRAAFLARDGATGWAELCRLITAAHTATGQPLLSWSALPASGLTVLLGPESEVGRALAAGRPDRAARLLAPWRELYGDALRLEAVHHGRAGTGPGSLRLAARTVGFAAEQGVPAVLTNAVRYADAGLGPVADVLDAARRLVPVDPRKGLDSGERWLKDPAAMARAAERVAEAAGLRRDTAHRLLAVTEETAAACLVDPAEELGLQTYSYFPEPHLVGAADRTPQRVLASRAAAAMVLRGHAGERAYWERMHHELDIIAFHGFASYFLTVAQVVDDIRKMGIRVAARGSSAGSLVNHLLGIAHADPVEHGLLMERFLSTRRRVLPDIDIDVESARRLDVYRAIIDRFGTDRVATVAMPETYRVRHAVRDVGAALSMDPAEIDRIAKSFPHIRARDARAAMAELPELREVAAEQGRHGRLWELVEALDALPRGTAMHPCGVLLSNASLLRRTPVVATSGEGFPMSQFDKEDVEDLGLLKLDVLGVRMQSAMAHAVAEIGRTTGRTPDLDDPREVPPGDLPTYRLIRSTETLGCFQIESPGQRDLIGRLQPSTFHDLVVDISLFRPGPVAADMVRPFIEARHGRVPVRHPHEDLADVLGETYGVVVFHEQIIAMIDIMTGCGRGEADRVRRGLSDPESQEKARVWFAGHAAGRNYSAEVIDRTWEIIKAFGSYGFCKAHAVAFAVPTYQSAWLKAHHPAAFYAGLLTHDPGMYPKRLLLADARRRGVPILPVDVNRSSAVHRIELVYNSRVWGLRLALADVQGISEAETARIEQEQPYSSLLDFWRRARPSRPVAERLAQVGALDAFGGNRRDLLLHLAELHRAQRAAGSGGGQLPLGDGRRTARAGLPDLDDAERLSAELGVLGMDTSRHLMVDHETFLKELGVVSAKRLRDAGHGETVLVAGAKAATQTPPVRSGQRVIFTTLDDGTGLVDLAFFGDSHAACAHTVFHSWLLLVRGVVQRRGPRSLSVVGAAAWNLAELVELRREGGLDAVSAHLSAPATGGAGEADGSRSGEGAGGDDGSKGSDGPKGNDGLTGNEGLKGNEGLAGSKGPTGSEGLGPASDGTAARRAASADGGTGRTAPAADGTGRAVPAADGDRPASAGDGRRIELPTGYRMNPWADLQPAGERAATGRKLWHQSPGSAG; encoded by the coding sequence GTGCCCGGTTTCACGCATCTGCGCACCGTTTCGGGTTACTCCCTGCGATACGGGGCTTCCCACCCGGAGCGGCTGGCCGAGCGCGCCGCCGAACGGGGGATGGACGCACTCGCCCTCACCGACCGGGACACCCTCGCCGGCGCCGTGCGCTTCGCCAAGGCATGCGCGGCGGCGGGGGTGCGCCCACTCTTCGGGGTCGACCTCGCCGTCCCCGAACACCCCCTCGAACAGCCGAAGGGTCCCGCCGGTTCCCAGCGCCCCCGCACCCCCGTCCGCGGCGGCGCCTTCATCGACGAGTCGGCGCCCCGCGCGGCCTTCCTCGCCCGCGACGGCGCCACCGGCTGGGCGGAGCTCTGCCGGCTGATCACCGCCGCCCACACGGCGACCGGGCAGCCGCTGCTGTCCTGGTCCGCCCTGCCCGCGAGCGGGCTCACCGTGCTGCTCGGGCCGGAGTCCGAGGTGGGCCGGGCCCTCGCCGCGGGCCGCCCCGACCGGGCCGCCCGCCTCCTCGCCCCCTGGCGCGAGCTCTACGGCGACGCCCTGCGCCTGGAGGCGGTGCACCACGGGCGCGCGGGCACCGGGCCCGGCTCGCTGCGGCTCGCCGCCCGCACCGTCGGCTTCGCCGCCGAACAGGGCGTACCCGCCGTGCTGACCAACGCCGTGCGGTACGCGGACGCCGGGCTCGGCCCGGTCGCCGACGTCCTGGACGCGGCCCGCCGGCTGGTCCCCGTCGACCCGCGCAAGGGGCTGGACAGCGGCGAGCGCTGGCTGAAGGACCCGGCCGCCATGGCCCGCGCCGCCGAACGCGTCGCCGAGGCCGCCGGGCTGCGCCGGGACACCGCGCACCGGCTGCTCGCCGTGACCGAGGAGACCGCCGCCGCGTGTCTGGTCGACCCCGCCGAGGAGCTGGGCCTCCAGACGTACAGCTACTTCCCGGAGCCCCACCTCGTCGGCGCCGCGGACCGCACCCCGCAGCGGGTCCTCGCCTCCCGCGCCGCCGCCGCAATGGTGCTGCGCGGCCACGCGGGCGAGCGCGCGTACTGGGAGCGGATGCACCACGAGCTGGACATCATCGCGTTCCACGGCTTCGCCTCGTACTTCCTCACCGTCGCCCAAGTCGTGGACGACATACGGAAGATGGGGATCAGGGTGGCCGCGCGCGGCTCCAGCGCGGGCTCGCTCGTCAACCACCTCCTCGGCATCGCCCACGCCGACCCCGTCGAGCACGGCCTGCTGATGGAGCGCTTCCTCTCCACCCGGCGCCGGGTGCTGCCCGACATCGACATCGACGTCGAGTCCGCCCGCCGCCTCGACGTCTACCGCGCGATCATCGACCGCTTCGGCACCGACCGGGTCGCCACCGTGGCCATGCCCGAGACCTACCGGGTCCGCCACGCGGTACGGGACGTGGGCGCCGCCCTGTCCATGGACCCGGCCGAGATCGACCGGATCGCCAAGTCCTTCCCGCACATCCGGGCCCGGGACGCCCGCGCCGCCATGGCCGAACTGCCGGAGCTGCGCGAGGTCGCGGCCGAGCAGGGGCGGCACGGACGGCTGTGGGAGCTGGTCGAGGCGCTGGACGCGCTGCCGCGCGGAACCGCCATGCACCCCTGCGGTGTGCTGCTCTCGAACGCCTCGCTGCTGCGCCGCACCCCGGTCGTGGCGACCAGCGGCGAGGGGTTTCCCATGTCCCAGTTCGACAAGGAGGACGTGGAGGATCTCGGGCTGCTCAAGCTGGACGTCCTCGGTGTGCGGATGCAGTCGGCGATGGCGCACGCGGTCGCCGAGATCGGCCGCACCACCGGCCGCACGCCCGACCTCGACGACCCGCGCGAGGTCCCCCCGGGAGACCTGCCGACCTACCGGCTCATCAGGTCCACCGAGACGCTCGGCTGCTTCCAGATCGAATCGCCCGGCCAGCGCGATCTGATCGGACGGCTCCAGCCCTCCACCTTCCACGACCTGGTCGTGGACATCTCGCTCTTCCGTCCGGGGCCGGTCGCCGCCGACATGGTCCGGCCGTTCATCGAAGCCCGCCACGGGCGGGTCCCGGTGCGCCATCCGCACGAGGACCTGGCGGACGTCCTGGGGGAGACCTACGGGGTGGTGGTCTTCCACGAGCAGATCATCGCGATGATCGACATCATGACGGGCTGCGGCCGGGGCGAGGCCGACCGGGTGCGGCGCGGACTCTCCGACCCCGAGTCGCAGGAGAAGGCGCGCGTCTGGTTCGCCGGGCACGCGGCGGGGCGGAACTACTCGGCCGAAGTGATCGACCGCACCTGGGAGATCATCAAGGCGTTCGGCTCGTACGGCTTCTGCAAGGCGCACGCCGTCGCGTTCGCCGTGCCGACCTACCAGTCCGCCTGGCTCAAGGCCCACCACCCGGCCGCCTTCTACGCCGGGCTGCTCACCCACGACCCCGGGATGTACCCCAAGCGGCTGCTCCTCGCGGACGCCCGGCGGCGCGGGGTGCCCATCCTGCCGGTGGACGTCAACCGGTCCTCAGCGGTCCATAGAATCGAACTGGTGTACAATTCTCGGGTCTGGGGGCTCCGGCTCGCACTCGCCGACGTCCAGGGCATCAGCGAGGCCGAGACGGCCCGGATCGAACAGGAGCAGCCCTACTCCTCGCTGCTCGACTTCTGGCGCCGGGCCCGGCCCAGCCGCCCCGTCGCCGAACGGCTCGCCCAGGTCGGCGCGCTCGACGCGTTCGGCGGCAACCGGCGCGACCTGCTGCTGCACCTGGCCGAACTCCACCGCGCCCAGCGCGCGGCCGGGTCCGGCGGCGGCCAGCTCCCGCTCGGCGACGGGCGGCGGACGGCCCGCGCCGGACTGCCCGACCTCGACGACGCCGAACGGCTCAGCGCCGAGCTCGGCGTCCTCGGCATGGACACCTCCCGCCATCTGATGGTGGATCACGAGACCTTCCTGAAGGAGCTGGGCGTGGTCTCGGCCAAGCGGCTCCGGGACGCCGGGCACGGCGAGACCGTCCTGGTCGCGGGCGCCAAGGCGGCCACCCAGACCCCGCCCGTCCGCTCCGGCCAGCGGGTCATCTTCACCACGCTGGACGACGGAACGGGCCTGGTCGACCTGGCCTTCTTCGGCGACAGCCACGCCGCCTGCGCGCACACCGTCTTCCATTCCTGGCTCCTTCTGGTACGAGGGGTGGTGCAGCGGCGCGGCCCGCGCAGCCTGAGCGTGGTGGGCGCCGCGGCCTGGAACCTGGCCGAGCTGGTCGAACTCCGCCGCGAGGGCGGCCTGGACGCGGTCTCCGCCCACCTGTCGGCCCCGGCGACCGGCGGGGCGGGGGAGGCCGACGGGTCGAGGAGTGGCGAGGGGGCGGGCGGGGACGACGGATCGAAGGGGAGTGATGGGCCGAAGGGGAATGACGGGCTGACGGGGAACGAAGGATTGAAGGGGAACGAGGGGTTGGCGGGGAGCAAGGGGCCGACCGGGAGTGAGGGGCTGGGCCCGGCCAGCGACGGAACCGCCGCCCGCCGCGCCGCCTCGGCCGACGGTGGGACCGGCCGCACTGCCCCCGCCGCCGACGGAACCGGCCGCGCTGTCCCGGCCGCCGATGGGGACCGTCCCGCCTCCGCCGGCGACGGGCGCCGCATCGAGCTGCCCACGGGGTACCGGATGAACCCCTGGGCCGACCTCCAGCCCGCCGGTGAACGCGCCGCCACCGGGCGGAAGTTGTGGCACCAGAGCCCCGGGAGCGCCGGATGA
- a CDS encoding helix-hairpin-helix domain-containing protein: MILYVRFHLPPAPTAPSASAGASAPPVPSVADAGPEAALPALLSVLGGLTPAVQALPPDAALVDVRGAERYFGWNAARLASVIRVRTLAHRGVDCTIGAGPNPMLARMAARTARPGTTLVLSPDEVTEFLTGKPVVALDGVGPATARTLCSYGLDSVDRLAAAPLATLQRIVGARAGRELHERARGTDRTAVVPNAAARSLGGERSFPRDELDPDRLRRALLSLTEELGARLRGTGQVCGSLTLTVRYADRSTTTRSRALRESTAHSPALTALAYAIHESLGLQRARVRGVSLRAEGLTPAELASRQLTFDPADGRSRRIEAAADRARARFGPTAVVPGTLADAA, encoded by the coding sequence ATGATCCTCTACGTACGGTTCCATCTGCCTCCCGCGCCGACGGCTCCCTCCGCTTCCGCCGGTGCCTCCGCTCCTCCTGTTCCCTCCGTCGCGGACGCCGGGCCGGAGGCGGCCCTCCCCGCGCTGCTCTCGGTGCTCGGCGGCCTCACCCCGGCCGTCCAGGCGCTGCCCCCGGACGCCGCACTCGTCGATGTGCGCGGCGCCGAACGGTACTTCGGGTGGAACGCGGCCCGGCTCGCCTCCGTCATCCGTGTCCGGACCCTCGCCCACCGGGGGGTGGACTGCACCATCGGGGCCGGGCCCAACCCCATGCTGGCCAGGATGGCCGCCCGGACCGCCCGGCCGGGCACGACCCTGGTGCTGTCCCCGGACGAGGTGACGGAGTTCCTGACGGGGAAGCCCGTCGTCGCGCTGGACGGGGTCGGCCCGGCGACCGCCCGCACCCTCTGCTCGTACGGACTCGACTCGGTCGACCGGCTCGCCGCCGCGCCTCTCGCCACCCTGCAGCGGATCGTGGGCGCCCGGGCCGGCCGCGAACTCCACGAACGGGCGCGGGGAACCGACCGCACGGCCGTGGTGCCGAACGCCGCCGCCCGCTCCCTCGGCGGCGAACGCTCCTTCCCCCGCGACGAGCTGGACCCCGATCGCCTGCGCCGCGCGCTGCTCTCCCTCACCGAGGAGCTGGGCGCCCGGCTGCGCGGTACCGGCCAGGTGTGCGGCTCGCTGACGCTCACCGTCCGGTACGCCGACCGGTCCACCACCACGCGGAGCCGCGCCCTGCGCGAGTCCACGGCGCACTCCCCGGCGCTCACCGCGCTGGCCTACGCGATCCATGAGTCGCTCGGCCTCCAACGGGCCCGGGTGCGGGGCGTCTCCCTGCGGGCCGAGGGGCTGACACCCGCCGAACTCGCCTCCCGCCAGCTCACGTTCGACCCGGCGGACGGCCGGTCCCGCCGCATCGAGGCCGCGGCCGACCGCGCCCGCGCCCGCTTCGGCCCGACGGCCGTCGTCCCGGGCACACTGGCCGACGCGGCCTGA
- a CDS encoding esterase/lipase family protein yields MLPRNPRSSWKRVLGPLAAALLAAVVTAGPAAAQTQSAPSSGWNDYTCRPSAAHPRPVVLVHGTFGNSVDNWLALAPYLVNRGYCVFSLDYGQLPGVPLFNGLGPIDKSAEQLDRFVDEVLAATGAPKADLVGHSQGGMMPRWYLKFLGGAAKVNALVGIAPDNHGTTLDGLTALLPYFPGAADLLKRATPGLTDQVAGSPFLTKLNADGDTVPGVHYTVISSQYDEVVTPYRSQFLSGPDVHNVLIQDKCLLDLSEHVAIGLTDRIAYHEVVNALDPAHATPTTCASVIG; encoded by the coding sequence ATGCTGCCCCGGAACCCCCGTTCTTCCTGGAAACGCGTGCTCGGACCGCTGGCGGCGGCGCTGCTCGCCGCCGTGGTCACGGCCGGTCCCGCCGCCGCGCAGACGCAGTCCGCGCCCAGCAGCGGCTGGAACGACTACACGTGCAGACCCTCCGCCGCCCACCCCCGCCCCGTCGTCCTGGTCCACGGGACGTTCGGGAACTCCGTCGACAACTGGCTGGCTCTCGCCCCCTACCTGGTCAACCGGGGCTACTGCGTCTTCTCCCTCGACTACGGCCAGCTCCCCGGAGTGCCGCTCTTCAACGGCCTCGGCCCCATCGACAAATCGGCCGAACAGCTCGACCGTTTCGTAGACGAAGTGCTCGCCGCGACCGGCGCCCCCAAGGCCGATCTGGTGGGCCACTCGCAGGGCGGAATGATGCCCCGCTGGTACCTGAAGTTCCTGGGCGGCGCCGCCAAGGTGAACGCCCTGGTCGGCATCGCGCCCGACAACCACGGCACCACCCTTGACGGCCTCACGGCGCTGCTCCCCTACTTCCCCGGCGCCGCCGACCTGCTCAAGCGCGCCACCCCCGGCCTCACCGACCAGGTGGCCGGCTCACCGTTCCTGACCAAGCTCAACGCGGACGGCGACACCGTCCCCGGGGTCCACTACACCGTCATCTCCAGCCAGTACGACGAGGTGGTCACCCCCTACCGCTCGCAGTTCCTCAGTGGTCCCGACGTCCACAACGTCCTCATCCAGGACAAGTGCCTCCTCGACCTCTCCGAGCACGTGGCCATCGGTCTGACCGACCGCATCGCCTACCACGAGGTGGTCAACGCGCTGGACCCCGCGCACGCCACGCCCACCACCTGCGCCTCCGTCATCGGCTGA
- a CDS encoding lytic polysaccharide monooxygenase, giving the protein MTARRKAATAASLTLVPLVLAGLAAGPALAHGSMTDPVSRVSACYAEGPEHPRSAACKAAVATGGTQALYDWNAVNIANAAGKSKQIIPDGKLCSAGNDKYKGLDLARADWPSTKLTAGRHTFHYKGTAPHRGTFELYITKDGYDPTKPLKWSDLEAKPFARVTDPGMRGGDYVFDATLPAKSGRHLVYSIWQRSDSPEAFYTCSDVVFGKDTGGDGGNGGTAPAPTASAPTERQIEDGAAKSTVEHHGHGDDDANTGAGAPAGPASEKHGASGAQGTAKEAHGNAPQADGVAAATVADTSDASTTGGNLAETGGDSSTPYFAIGGAGALTAGAAVLFLTVRRRTAPAGRRGD; this is encoded by the coding sequence ATGACCGCTCGTCGCAAGGCCGCCACCGCCGCTTCCCTGACCCTCGTGCCGCTGGTGCTGGCCGGGCTGGCGGCCGGTCCGGCGCTCGCCCACGGTTCGATGACGGACCCGGTCAGCCGGGTCTCCGCCTGCTATGCCGAGGGTCCGGAGCACCCGCGTTCCGCCGCGTGCAAGGCGGCCGTCGCCACCGGCGGTACGCAGGCCCTCTACGACTGGAACGCCGTCAACATCGCCAACGCGGCGGGCAAGTCGAAGCAGATCATCCCCGACGGCAAGCTGTGCAGCGCGGGCAACGACAAGTACAAGGGGCTCGACCTCGCGCGCGCGGACTGGCCGTCGACGAAGCTGACCGCCGGGCGGCACACCTTCCACTACAAGGGCACCGCTCCCCACCGGGGCACGTTCGAGCTGTACATCACCAAGGACGGCTACGACCCCACCAAGCCGCTGAAGTGGTCCGACCTGGAGGCCAAGCCGTTCGCCAGGGTGACGGACCCGGGGATGCGCGGCGGCGACTACGTCTTCGACGCCACCCTGCCCGCCAAGTCCGGCCGCCACCTGGTCTATTCGATCTGGCAGCGCTCGGACAGCCCGGAGGCGTTCTACACCTGCTCGGACGTGGTGTTCGGCAAGGACACGGGCGGGGACGGCGGGAACGGCGGGACCGCTCCGGCACCGACCGCGTCCGCCCCCACCGAGCGGCAGATCGAGGACGGCGCCGCCAAGTCCACCGTGGAGCACCACGGCCACGGTGACGACGACGCGAACACCGGCGCCGGGGCACCGGCCGGGCCCGCCTCCGAGAAGCACGGGGCGAGCGGCGCGCAGGGCACGGCCAAGGAGGCGCACGGCAACGCGCCGCAGGCCGACGGCGTGGCCGCGGCCACGGTCGCGGACACCTCCGACGCCTCGACCACCGGTGGGAACCTCGCCGAGACGGGCGGCGACAGCTCCACCCCGTACTTCGCGATCGGCGGCGCCGGAGCCCTGACGGCGGGTGCCGCGGTGCTCTTCCTGACGGTCCGCCGCAGGACCGCCCCGGCCGGACGCCGCGGCGACTGA
- a CDS encoding GNAT family N-acetyltransferase, which yields MIHTNDGSTAHPHGSSDDRRGDRPGIRPDGRGSAEVRPATAGDVARVKEVTDAAYGHYVERIGVVPAPMEADHAANVAEGLVFVLGEPVAGVLVLVPEADHLFLDSIAVHPDVRGSGLGGRLLHYVEEHARRLGLPEVRLYTNAMMWENRQMYPRLGYEFVERRVDGPYDRFHYRKVLAAPVDPTAG from the coding sequence ATGATCCATACGAACGACGGCTCGACAGCCCACCCCCACGGCAGCTCGGACGACCGCCGGGGAGACCGGCCGGGGATCCGCCCGGACGGCCGGGGGAGCGCCGAGGTCAGGCCCGCCACGGCCGGTGACGTGGCCCGGGTGAAGGAGGTCACCGATGCGGCGTACGGCCACTACGTGGAGCGCATCGGGGTGGTCCCCGCACCCATGGAGGCCGACCACGCGGCGAACGTGGCCGAGGGGCTGGTGTTCGTCCTGGGCGAGCCGGTCGCCGGGGTGCTGGTGCTGGTCCCGGAGGCGGACCACCTCTTCCTGGACTCGATCGCGGTGCACCCCGACGTCAGGGGCTCGGGCCTCGGCGGGCGGCTGCTCCACTACGTCGAGGAGCACGCCCGACGGCTCGGCCTGCCCGAAGTGCGCCTCTACACCAACGCCATGATGTGGGAGAACCGGCAGATGTACCCCCGACTCGGGTACGAGTTCGTGGAGCGGCGCGTGGACGGGCCGTACGACCGGTTCCACTACCGCAAGGTCCTGGCCGCACCGGTGGATCCGACGGCCGGATGA
- a CDS encoding DUF402 domain-containing protein: protein MPATSSASGSLLSINLVKSGRTKISYPASLVADDGVRLSVRAAWASDGVRDFGFVRFEPGDVFTEHYWRDRWYSVKEVRTADATLKGWYCDITRPAVVDGTEVVVEDLDLDLWVSADGATVLRLDEDEFEESGLAERDPDAAARAVQALDELELLAKRGKLTELID, encoded by the coding sequence ATGCCCGCGACCTCGTCCGCATCCGGCTCCCTCCTCTCGATCAATCTGGTCAAGTCGGGACGTACGAAGATCAGTTACCCGGCGTCCCTGGTGGCCGACGACGGTGTCCGCCTCAGCGTGCGCGCCGCCTGGGCCTCGGACGGCGTCCGTGACTTCGGCTTCGTCCGGTTCGAGCCGGGCGACGTCTTCACCGAGCACTACTGGCGGGACCGCTGGTACTCGGTGAAGGAGGTCCGGACGGCCGACGCGACGCTGAAGGGCTGGTACTGCGACATCACCCGGCCCGCCGTGGTGGACGGCACGGAGGTGGTCGTCGAGGACCTCGACCTCGATCTGTGGGTCTCCGCCGACGGTGCCACCGTGCTGCGACTGGACGAGGACGAGTTCGAGGAGAGCGGCCTGGCCGAGCGCGACCCGGACGCGGCGGCCCGCGCCGTACAGGCCCTGGACGAGCTGGAACTGCTGGCCAAGAGGGGCAAGTTGACGGAGCTGATCGACTAG
- a CDS encoding GntR family transcriptional regulator, with the protein MTLKIVIDQEAASAPYEQLRAQIAERARAGVLPVGYKLPTVRGLAEELGLAANTVAKAYRALEADGVIETRGRNGTFVAAAGDAADRRAAAAARTYAEDVRRLGLDREAALAAAAQAVRAVYGE; encoded by the coding sequence GTGACCCTGAAGATCGTCATTGACCAGGAAGCCGCGAGCGCGCCGTACGAGCAGCTGCGGGCACAGATCGCCGAGCGGGCGCGGGCGGGGGTGCTGCCCGTGGGGTACAAGCTGCCCACGGTGCGCGGCCTCGCCGAGGAGCTCGGCCTGGCCGCCAACACCGTGGCCAAGGCGTACCGCGCCCTGGAAGCGGACGGGGTGATCGAGACGCGCGGACGCAACGGCACGTTCGTCGCGGCGGCGGGCGACGCGGCGGACCGGCGGGCAGCCGCCGCCGCACGCACCTACGCGGAGGACGTCCGCCGACTGGGGCTGGACCGTGAGGCGGCCCTGGCCGCGGCGGCCCAGGCGGTGCGGGCGGTGTACGGGGAATGA
- a CDS encoding DUF5925 domain-containing protein, whose product MEGMSANPEATLPIRLNVDDSDSPSDVVDALFLGRFATGEQPFSHSSSIDRVKKGVSLLPPGATVLRSARDDDRSATLAEGEGWTLLVSRWNRGADVTVTATSEALAERVLKQATEGAEDEPAPMPENVTMGFWYMSPRRGPHRTTRQIAAGTWDEVRPNYTAPVAEAMDRLMKVTPDDIAGRLLLLHGPPGTGKTSALRTLARSWRDWCQVDCVLDPERLFNDVGYLMDIAIGEDDGSAKGRWRLLLLEDCDELIRGEAKHTAGQALSRLLNLTDGLLGQGRNVLVGVTTNEDLERLHPAVVRPGRCLARIEVGPMTRREAVTWLGTEEGIGREGATLAELFALRRGTAAPGVPDQRDSTDSGLYL is encoded by the coding sequence ATGGAAGGCATGTCCGCGAACCCTGAAGCGACGCTGCCGATCCGGCTGAATGTAGATGACAGCGACTCCCCGTCCGACGTCGTCGACGCGCTGTTCCTCGGCCGGTTCGCCACGGGCGAGCAGCCGTTCTCGCACAGCTCCTCCATCGACCGGGTGAAGAAGGGCGTCAGCCTGCTGCCGCCCGGCGCGACCGTGCTGCGTTCGGCGCGGGACGACGACCGCAGCGCCACGCTCGCCGAGGGCGAGGGCTGGACGCTGCTCGTCTCGCGCTGGAACCGGGGCGCGGACGTCACGGTCACCGCCACCAGCGAGGCCCTCGCCGAGCGCGTCCTGAAGCAGGCCACCGAGGGCGCGGAGGACGAGCCGGCCCCGATGCCGGAGAACGTGACGATGGGCTTCTGGTACATGTCGCCGCGCCGCGGCCCGCACCGCACCACCCGCCAGATCGCCGCCGGCACCTGGGACGAGGTGCGGCCCAACTACACGGCGCCGGTGGCCGAGGCGATGGACCGCCTGATGAAGGTGACGCCGGACGACATCGCGGGCCGCCTGCTGCTGCTCCACGGCCCGCCGGGCACCGGCAAGACGTCCGCGCTGCGCACCCTGGCCCGCTCCTGGCGCGACTGGTGCCAGGTGGACTGCGTGCTGGACCCGGAGCGCCTCTTCAACGACGTCGGCTATCTGATGGACATCGCGATCGGCGAGGACGACGGCTCGGCCAAGGGCCGCTGGCGGCTGCTGTTGCTGGAGGACTGCGACGAGCTGATCCGGGGCGAGGCCAAGCACACGGCGGGCCAGGCCCTTTCCCGGCTGCTGAACCTGACGGACGGACTGCTCGGCCAGGGGCGCAACGTGCTGGTCGGCGTCACGACCAACGAGGACCTGGAGCGGCTCCACCCCGCGGTGGTCCGCCCCGGCCGCTGTCTGGCCCGTATCGAGGTGGGCCCCATGACCCGCCGCGAGGCGGTGACGTGGCTGGGCACGGAGGAAGGCATCGGCCGCGAGGGCGCCACCCTGGCCGAACTCTTCGCCCTGCGCCGGGGCACCGCGGCCCCCGGCGTCCCGGACCAGCGGGACAGCACGGACTCCGGGCTGTACTTGTGA
- a CDS encoding xylan 1,4-beta-xylosidase, translating to MIRRHVWAPAALLGLVAAVLALVLAMSGSSTHPADGGSGARGGPTGKANGKPELGWGFTHTQYSADSGSPDAVARVRGLIAPQPMPQDQAIMGWGAGNPEPSPGDYDFSDLDRRIAFIRSTGSTPVITLCCAPDWMKGGRAGEDHTDWSLKSFESAPLPTHYADFAKLAAKVAERYPDVRHFIVWNEFKGFFDESSQRWNYEGYTRLYNLVYDQLKKVNEENRVGGPYLAMDSYAPGEEQFASELKGPWGSVDQRVLDAFTYWNRHKKGADFVAVDGAGFTRDDRALPDAFTALDKFTDVGRWLRQHAEGLPLWWTEYYVEPDGSHWSEGRRVAAQAAAMIAMARGGATTGFYWSPQRTTADCPGCLWTATQSADGGAALPMFALVSRFGKEFPPGTAYARVETAAEDIPEVRVLASDRVVLVVNTLDRDIRARVDGRSLSMTAYEVRWLDR from the coding sequence ATGATCCGTCGTCATGTTTGGGCTCCGGCCGCACTGCTCGGCCTGGTCGCGGCCGTGCTCGCGCTGGTCCTCGCCATGAGCGGCTCGTCGACGCACCCGGCCGACGGCGGATCAGGGGCCAGGGGCGGCCCCACCGGCAAGGCGAACGGGAAGCCGGAGCTGGGCTGGGGCTTCACCCACACCCAGTACAGCGCGGACAGCGGCTCCCCCGACGCCGTCGCCCGGGTGCGCGGGCTCATCGCCCCACAGCCGATGCCGCAGGACCAGGCGATCATGGGCTGGGGCGCGGGCAACCCGGAGCCCTCGCCCGGGGATTACGACTTCTCGGACCTGGACCGGCGCATCGCCTTCATCCGCTCCACCGGCTCCACCCCCGTGATCACGCTCTGCTGCGCGCCGGACTGGATGAAGGGCGGCCGGGCGGGCGAGGACCACACGGACTGGAGCCTGAAGTCGTTCGAGTCCGCACCCCTGCCGACCCACTACGCGGACTTCGCCAAGCTCGCCGCGAAGGTCGCCGAGCGGTATCCGGACGTGCGGCACTTCATCGTCTGGAACGAGTTCAAGGGCTTCTTCGACGAGAGCAGCCAGCGCTGGAACTACGAGGGGTACACCCGGCTCTACAACCTCGTCTACGACCAGCTGAAGAAGGTGAACGAGGAAAACAGGGTGGGCGGCCCCTATCTGGCGATGGACAGTTACGCACCGGGGGAGGAGCAGTTCGCGTCCGAGCTGAAGGGTCCGTGGGGGTCGGTGGACCAGCGGGTGCTGGACGCCTTCACGTACTGGAACCGGCACAAGAAGGGCGCCGACTTCGTGGCGGTCGACGGCGCCGGGTTCACCCGGGACGACCGGGCGCTGCCCGACGCCTTCACCGCGCTCGACAAGTTCACCGACGTCGGCCGCTGGCTGCGACAGCACGCGGAGGGGCTGCCGTTGTGGTGGACCGAGTACTACGTGGAGCCCGACGGCTCCCACTGGAGCGAGGGGCGGCGGGTCGCCGCCCAGGCAGCCGCGATGATCGCCATGGCCCGGGGCGGGGCCACCACCGGCTTCTACTGGAGCCCGCAGCGGACCACGGCCGACTGTCCCGGCTGTCTGTGGACGGCGACACAGAGCGCCGACGGGGGAGCGGCGCTGCCGATGTTCGCGCTGGTGTCGCGGTTCGGCAAGGAGTTCCCGCCGGGCACGGCGTACGCGAGGGTGGAGACGGCCGCCGAGGACATACCCGAGGTCCGGGTGCTGGCGAGCGACCGGGTGGTCCTGGTCGTCAACACCCTGGACCGTGACATCCGGGCGCGGGTCGACGGCCGGTCGCTCTCGATGACCGCGTACGAGGTGCGCTGGCTCGACCGCTGA